The proteins below come from a single Comamonas antarctica genomic window:
- the dtd gene encoding D-aminoacyl-tRNA deacylase has translation MMSVLQRVKNARVDVGGETCGRIEQGLLVLVCAERGDSEAEADKLLAKLLKLRIFSDEQGKMNRSVQDVNGGLLLVSQFTLAADTASGNRPSFKQAAAPDEGRRLYDYLVEQARALHPVVQTGRFAADMQVHLVNDGPVTVPLRVAPRSLLPEEQG, from the coding sequence ATGATGAGCGTATTGCAGCGCGTGAAGAACGCGCGCGTGGACGTCGGCGGCGAAACCTGCGGCCGCATCGAACAAGGCCTGCTGGTGCTGGTGTGCGCCGAGCGCGGCGACAGCGAAGCCGAGGCCGACAAGCTGCTGGCCAAGCTGCTCAAGCTGCGCATCTTCAGCGACGAGCAGGGCAAGATGAACCGCAGCGTGCAGGACGTGAATGGCGGGCTGCTGCTGGTGAGCCAGTTCACGTTGGCCGCCGACACCGCCAGCGGCAACCGCCCGAGCTTCAAGCAGGCCGCCGCGCCCGATGAAGGCCGGCGCCTCTATGACTATCTGGTCGAGCAGGCGCGGGCGCTGCATCCCGTGGTGCAGACCGGCCGGTTCGCGGCCGACATGCAGGTGCACCTGGTCAATGACGGCCCCGTCACCGTTCCGCTGCGGGTCGCGCCGCGCTCATTGCTGCCAGAAGAACAGGGCTGA
- a CDS encoding sulfite exporter TauE/SafE family protein has translation MGEWSLLLAAAFVAGALNAVAGGGSFLTLPALVFTGVPPVMANATGTVALLPGYLAGSWGFREDIEAPPGLSMKRVIGLALLGGAAGAALLLVTPEATFRRVVPWLLLAATAMFAFGPQLRQWAAGKDHSQAPSPLKAGLGMLAVAIYGGYFNGGLGIVLLALFGLLGQTRLAAMNGMKNLVSALLTAIAVVVYAAGGLVEWPQALGMMVAATLGGYGGARLARRIPAAWLRAGIVVTGLVMSALFFWQQ, from the coding sequence ATGGGGGAATGGAGTCTGCTGCTGGCCGCAGCATTTGTCGCGGGCGCGCTCAATGCCGTGGCCGGGGGCGGCAGCTTTCTGACGCTGCCGGCGCTGGTGTTCACCGGCGTGCCGCCGGTCATGGCCAATGCCACCGGCACGGTGGCGCTGCTGCCCGGCTATCTGGCCGGGTCCTGGGGCTTTCGCGAGGATATCGAGGCGCCGCCCGGGCTGTCGATGAAACGCGTGATCGGGCTGGCACTGCTGGGCGGCGCGGCCGGCGCGGCGCTGCTGCTGGTCACGCCCGAGGCCACCTTCCGCCGCGTCGTGCCCTGGCTGCTGCTTGCCGCCACGGCGATGTTCGCGTTCGGACCGCAACTGCGCCAATGGGCGGCCGGCAAAGACCACAGCCAGGCACCCTCCCCGCTCAAGGCCGGCCTGGGCATGCTGGCGGTGGCCATCTATGGCGGCTATTTCAATGGCGGGCTCGGCATCGTGCTGCTGGCGCTGTTCGGCCTGCTGGGCCAGACCCGGCTCGCGGCGATGAACGGCATGAAGAACCTGGTGTCGGCGCTGCTCACGGCGATTGCCGTGGTGGTCTACGCCGCGGGCGGCCTGGTCGAATGGCCGCAGGCGCTGGGCATGATGGTCGCGGCCACGCTCGGCGGCTATGGCGGCGCGCGCCTGGCGCGGCGTATTCCCGCGGCCTGGCTGCGCGCCGGCATCGTCGTCACCGGGCTGGTGATGTCAGCCCTGTTCTTCTGGCAGCAATGA
- the ybeY gene encoding rRNA maturation RNase YbeY yields MSLQQLQLSLQFGRFDAAAAHRAVLSRSKVTRWIRHALAADAEITVRIVDAAEGQALNLQYRQKDYATNVLTFDYQQEPTVLADLVLCAPVVEREAQEQNKTLEEHYAHLLVHGTLHAQGWDHETGEEDAEEMEAYESDIMRELGFEAPYQK; encoded by the coding sequence ATGTCCCTGCAACAACTGCAACTCTCCCTGCAATTCGGCCGCTTCGACGCCGCCGCCGCGCACCGCGCCGTGCTGTCCCGAAGCAAGGTCACGCGCTGGATCCGCCACGCGCTGGCCGCCGACGCCGAGATCACCGTGCGCATCGTCGATGCCGCCGAAGGCCAGGCACTGAATCTCCAATACCGGCAAAAGGATTACGCCACCAACGTGCTGACCTTCGACTACCAGCAGGAGCCGACGGTGCTGGCCGACCTGGTGCTGTGCGCGCCCGTGGTCGAACGCGAAGCGCAGGAGCAGAACAAGACGCTCGAGGAGCATTACGCCCACCTGCTGGTCCACGGCACCCTGCACGCCCAGGGCTGGGACCACGAGACCGGCGAGGAAGACGCCGAGGAAATGGAAGCGTACGAGAGCGACATCATGCGCGAGCTGGGTTTCGAGGCCCCGTATCAAAAGTAG
- a CDS encoding PhoH family protein, protein MILRHTFTPHNNTRLSHLCGPADVHLRTIETALKVSIAHRHEQFKIDGPKARAQEALEMLQALYEMADDPIPEAHLQLMLAGDSELLEAPTGAIQLSTRRADLRARTTTQNLYLENIASHDITLGIGPAGTGKTYLAVASAVDALERSAVQRIVLTRPAVEAGERLGFLPGDLTQKVDPYLRPLYDALYDLMGYEKVQKAFERNVLEIAPLAFMRGRTLNNAFVILDEAQNTTPEQMKMFLTRIGFGAKAVVTGDVSQIDLPKGSLSGLIDAERVLKRVKGIAVTHFTSADVVRHPLVARIVDAYEARGSQPAARSRARARDE, encoded by the coding sequence GTGATCCTGCGCCACACCTTCACACCCCACAACAACACCCGTCTGAGCCACCTCTGCGGGCCCGCAGACGTGCACCTGCGCACCATCGAGACCGCGCTCAAGGTCTCGATCGCCCATCGCCACGAGCAGTTCAAGATCGACGGCCCGAAGGCGCGCGCCCAGGAAGCGCTGGAAATGCTGCAGGCACTCTACGAGATGGCCGATGACCCCATTCCCGAGGCCCACCTGCAGCTGATGCTGGCCGGCGACAGCGAACTGCTCGAAGCCCCGACCGGCGCCATCCAGCTGAGCACGCGCCGCGCCGACCTGCGCGCGCGCACCACGACGCAGAACCTGTACCTCGAGAATATCGCCAGCCACGACATCACGCTGGGCATCGGCCCCGCGGGCACCGGCAAGACCTACCTGGCCGTGGCCAGCGCGGTCGACGCGCTCGAGCGCAGCGCGGTGCAGCGCATCGTGCTGACGCGCCCGGCCGTCGAGGCCGGCGAGCGCCTGGGTTTCCTGCCCGGCGACCTGACGCAGAAGGTCGATCCCTATCTGCGCCCGCTCTACGACGCGCTCTACGACCTGATGGGCTACGAGAAGGTGCAAAAGGCCTTCGAGCGCAACGTGCTCGAGATCGCACCGCTGGCCTTCATGCGCGGGCGCACGCTGAACAACGCCTTCGTCATTCTCGACGAGGCGCAGAACACCACGCCCGAGCAGATGAAGATGTTCCTCACGCGCATCGGCTTCGGCGCCAAGGCCGTGGTCACGGGCGACGTGAGCCAGATCGACCTGCCCAAGGGCTCGCTCAGCGGCCTGATCGACGCCGAGCGCGTGCTCAAGCGCGTCAAGGGCATTGCCGTGACCCATTTCACCAGCGCCGACGTGGTGCGCCACCCGCTGGTGGCGCGCATCGTCGATGCGTACGAAGCGCGCGGCAGCCAGCCGGCGGCGCGCAGCCGCGCGCGTGCGCGCGACGAATGA
- the ruvA gene encoding Holliday junction branch migration protein RuvA — MIGKLTGTLLDKNPPTVLVDCHGVGYEVQVPMSTFYNLPATGAQVSLLTHFIVREDAQLLFGFGTASERQTFRELIKITGVGPRTALAIISGMGVEDLAQAVTLQEAGRLIKVPGIGKKTAERLLLELKGKIGADMGSKSLFTNENQNDILQALLALGYNDKEAAAALKALPPDIGVSDGIKRALQALAK; from the coding sequence ATGATAGGCAAATTGACCGGCACGCTGCTGGATAAAAACCCGCCCACGGTATTGGTAGACTGCCACGGCGTGGGCTACGAGGTGCAGGTGCCGATGAGCACCTTCTACAACCTGCCTGCGACGGGTGCGCAGGTCAGCCTGCTCACGCACTTCATTGTGCGCGAGGATGCGCAGCTGCTGTTCGGCTTTGGTACCGCCAGCGAGCGCCAGACCTTTCGCGAGCTGATCAAGATCACCGGCGTGGGCCCGCGCACGGCGCTGGCCATCATCAGCGGCATGGGCGTCGAGGACCTGGCGCAGGCGGTGACGCTGCAGGAAGCGGGCCGGCTGATCAAGGTGCCGGGCATCGGCAAGAAGACCGCCGAGCGGCTGCTGCTCGAACTCAAGGGCAAGATCGGCGCCGACATGGGCTCGAAGTCGCTGTTCACCAACGAGAACCAGAACGACATCCTGCAGGCGCTGCTGGCGCTGGGCTACAACGACAAGGAAGCCGCGGCCGCGCTCAAGGCCCTGCCGCCCGACATTGGCGTGAGCGATGGCATCAAGCGCGCGCTGCAGGCATTGGCGAAATAA
- the ruvB gene encoding Holliday junction branch migration DNA helicase RuvB: MTIHTDDFAPAPPKRAISAAPLSHHEEAMERALRPKLLQEYVGQAKAREQLEIFIGAARKRGEALDHVLLFGPPGLGKTTLSHIIAAELGVNLRQTSGPVLEKPKDLAALLTNLEANDVLFIDEIHRLSPVVEEILYPALEDYQIDIMIGEGPAARSIKLDLQPFTLVGATTRAGMLTNPLRDRFGIVARLEFYTAEELARIVVRSAGLLGVPIDSEGGWEIARRSRGTPRIANRLLRRVRDYADVKGDGRITQDIANRALAMLDVDPQGFDIMDRKLLEAVIHRFDGGPVGLDNIAASIGEEAGTIEDVIEPYLIQQGYLQRTPRGRIATKAAYLHLGMMPPALPDADA, encoded by the coding sequence ATGACCATCCACACCGACGATTTCGCGCCCGCGCCGCCCAAGCGCGCCATTTCCGCGGCGCCGCTGTCGCACCATGAGGAGGCGATGGAGCGCGCGCTGCGTCCCAAGCTGCTGCAGGAGTACGTGGGCCAGGCCAAGGCGCGCGAGCAGCTCGAGATCTTCATCGGCGCGGCAAGAAAGCGCGGCGAGGCGCTCGACCATGTGCTGCTGTTCGGCCCGCCGGGCCTGGGCAAGACCACGCTGTCGCACATCATTGCCGCCGAGCTGGGCGTGAACCTGCGCCAGACCAGCGGCCCGGTGCTGGAAAAGCCCAAGGACCTGGCGGCGCTGCTCACCAATCTCGAGGCCAACGATGTGCTGTTCATCGACGAGATCCACCGGCTCTCGCCCGTGGTCGAGGAAATCCTCTATCCCGCGCTCGAGGACTACCAGATCGACATCATGATCGGCGAGGGCCCGGCCGCGCGCTCGATCAAGCTCGACCTGCAGCCGTTCACGCTGGTCGGCGCGACCACGCGCGCGGGCATGCTCACCAACCCGCTGCGCGACCGTTTCGGCATCGTCGCGCGGCTCGAGTTCTACACTGCCGAGGAACTCGCCCGCATCGTGGTGCGCAGCGCCGGCTTGCTGGGCGTGCCCATCGACAGCGAAGGCGGCTGGGAGATCGCACGCCGCTCGCGCGGCACGCCGCGCATCGCCAACCGGCTGCTGCGCCGCGTGCGCGACTACGCCGATGTCAAGGGCGACGGCCGCATCACCCAGGACATCGCCAACCGCGCGCTGGCCATGCTCGACGTCGATCCGCAGGGCTTCGACATCATGGACCGCAAGCTGCTTGAAGCCGTGATCCACCGCTTCGATGGCGGCCCGGTGGGGCTGGACAACATCGCGGCCAGCATCGGCGAGGAGGCGGGCACGATCGAGGACGTGATCGAGCCCTATCTGATCCAGCAAGGCTATCTGCAGCGCACGCCGCGCGGGCGCATCGCCACCAAGGCGGCCTATCTCCACCTGGGCATGATGCCGCCGGCCCTGCCTGACGCCGATGCCTGA
- a CDS encoding lysoplasmalogenase, translated as MHLPRYALAWSGPALGILLALLFAWRVLAADTGHPPLAGFSIAWATVLASLVAGVAALRSRLSPALACMLQAGALATASSALGLQPWHLVFKPLAMLCAMAAVALHMRRHGVQRGHWLLLAALAASLAGDVFLMLGGLFIPGLVAFLLAHLCYIALFKQGRRWFALRDALALILLIGVSVYAFLWQGGLPAALRLPVAAYVLVIALMAAQAWGRWYQAARAPNGRGPAEGGPADRGPADGGPADRGPALLVALGASSFMLSDTLLATNLFVQPLPWAQLGVLSSYYLAQALIVTGLLCAPRPQASASGRAGGIMPRWR; from the coding sequence ATGCACCTTCCCCGCTATGCACTGGCCTGGTCGGGCCCGGCCCTGGGCATCCTGCTGGCACTGCTGTTTGCCTGGCGGGTGCTGGCCGCCGATACCGGGCATCCGCCCCTGGCCGGGTTCAGCATTGCCTGGGCCACGGTGCTGGCCAGCCTGGTCGCAGGCGTGGCCGCGCTGCGCAGCCGGCTGAGCCCGGCACTGGCCTGCATGCTGCAAGCCGGCGCCCTGGCCACGGCCAGCAGCGCGCTGGGCCTGCAACCCTGGCATCTGGTGTTCAAGCCGCTGGCCATGCTGTGCGCGATGGCCGCGGTGGCGCTGCACATGCGCCGCCATGGCGTGCAGCGCGGCCACTGGCTGCTGCTGGCGGCATTGGCCGCGTCGCTGGCCGGCGACGTGTTCCTGATGCTGGGCGGGCTGTTCATTCCCGGCCTGGTGGCGTTCCTGCTGGCCCACCTCTGCTACATCGCGCTGTTCAAGCAAGGCCGGCGCTGGTTCGCGCTGCGCGATGCGCTGGCGCTGATCCTGCTGATCGGCGTGTCCGTCTATGCGTTTCTGTGGCAGGGCGGCCTGCCCGCGGCGCTGCGGCTGCCGGTGGCGGCCTATGTGCTGGTGATCGCGCTGATGGCCGCGCAGGCCTGGGGCCGCTGGTACCAGGCCGCGCGCGCTCCGAACGGACGCGGCCCGGCCGAGGGCGGCCCCGCCGATCGCGGCCCGGCCGATGGCGGCCCCGCCGATCGCGGCCCGGCCTTGCTCGTGGCGCTGGGGGCGAGCAGCTTCATGCTCAGCGACACGCTGCTGGCCACCAATCTCTTCGTGCAGCCGCTGCCCTGGGCGCAGCTGGGCGTCTTGTCCAGCTACTACCTCGCGCAGGCACTGATCGTCACCGGCCTGCTCTGCGCGCCGCGGCCTCAGGCATCGGCGTCAGGCAGGGCCGGCGGCATCATGCCCAGGTGGAGATAG
- a CDS encoding hydantoinase/carbamoylase family amidase → MRQAQEGARFQPDMLGSLVHVGGMPLQDALARRAVDDGALLGEELLRIGYAGRARVGCPCVDSFVELHIEQGPVLDREGIAIGVVEGVQGICWTELTFTGRSNHAGTTPMALRQDAGMAAARVAALVHALSQRFAGRQLATVGALTLQPNLVNVIAQSALMTVDLRNTDGALLQQAQGALLAGARRIAAEHGVLLSHRLLADFAPVAFDAALVDSVERAARAQGLSTLRLPSGAGHDAQMLARVCPTAMVFVPSRDGLSHNVREFTAPEQLVQGANVLLQVLLERADR, encoded by the coding sequence CTGCGCCAGGCTCAGGAAGGCGCGCGCTTTCAGCCCGACATGCTTGGCAGCCTGGTGCATGTGGGTGGAATGCCGCTGCAAGACGCGCTGGCCCGGCGCGCCGTGGACGACGGCGCGCTGCTCGGCGAGGAACTGCTGCGCATAGGCTATGCGGGCCGCGCGCGCGTGGGCTGCCCGTGCGTCGACAGCTTTGTCGAGCTGCATATCGAGCAGGGACCGGTGCTGGACCGCGAAGGCATTGCGATCGGCGTGGTCGAAGGCGTGCAAGGCATCTGCTGGACCGAGCTCACGTTCACCGGCCGCAGCAACCATGCGGGCACCACGCCCATGGCCTTGCGCCAGGACGCGGGCATGGCCGCGGCGCGCGTCGCGGCGCTGGTCCACGCATTGAGCCAGCGCTTCGCGGGGCGCCAGCTCGCCACCGTGGGCGCGCTCACGCTGCAGCCCAACCTCGTCAATGTGATTGCCCAGAGCGCGCTCATGACCGTCGATCTGCGCAACACCGACGGCGCGCTGCTGCAGCAGGCGCAGGGCGCACTGCTGGCCGGCGCGCGCCGCATCGCGGCCGAGCATGGCGTGCTGCTGAGCCACCGGCTGCTGGCCGATTTCGCGCCCGTGGCCTTCGACGCCGCGCTGGTCGACAGCGTGGAGCGCGCGGCCCGGGCACAAGGCCTGTCGACGCTGCGCCTGCCCAGCGGTGCGGGCCATGACGCGCAGATGCTGGCGCGCGTCTGCCCCACGGCCATGGTGTTCGTGCCCAGCCGCGACGGCCTGAGCCACAACGTGCGTGAATTCACCGCGCCCGAGCAACTGGTGCAGGGTGCGAACGTGCTGCTGCAGGTGCTGCTCGAACGCGCCGACCGCTGA
- a CDS encoding N-carbamoyl-D-amino-acid hydrolase, translated as MSRIVNVALGQLGPVQRADSRTAVVARLCAMMREAHSLGAQVIVYPELALTTFFPRWFIEDDAEIDRYFEPTMPSRETLPLFELSRALGVGFYLGYAELAEEGGRRMRYNSAILVDRSGSIVGKYRKIHVPGHFEHEPWRRFQHLEKRYFTPGKSFDVYQAFGGTVGMALCNDRRWAESYRVMALQGAELVFIGYNTPVHNAPAPQHDDLSLFHNQLAVQAGAYQNGCWVASVAKGGLEEGVESIAGSLLVAPSGEVVTRCVTKDDEVVVGRCDLDFCAVYKRTTFNFDLHRHPECYGLITARKGETLAADGTRLTGA; from the coding sequence ATGTCCCGAATCGTCAATGTCGCCCTGGGCCAACTGGGCCCGGTGCAGCGCGCCGACTCCCGCACGGCCGTCGTCGCGCGCCTGTGCGCCATGATGCGCGAGGCGCACAGCCTCGGCGCACAGGTGATCGTCTACCCCGAACTCGCGCTCACGACCTTCTTTCCGCGCTGGTTCATCGAGGACGACGCCGAGATCGACCGCTACTTCGAGCCGACCATGCCCAGCCGGGAAACACTGCCGCTGTTCGAACTCTCGCGCGCGCTTGGCGTGGGTTTTTACCTCGGCTATGCCGAGCTCGCCGAGGAGGGCGGCCGGCGCATGCGCTACAACAGCGCCATCCTCGTCGACCGCAGCGGCAGCATTGTCGGCAAGTACCGCAAGATCCACGTGCCCGGGCACTTCGAGCACGAGCCCTGGCGCAGGTTCCAGCATCTGGAGAAGCGCTATTTCACGCCGGGCAAGTCGTTCGACGTGTACCAGGCCTTTGGCGGCACCGTGGGCATGGCGCTGTGCAACGACCGGCGCTGGGCCGAGAGCTACCGCGTGATGGCGCTGCAGGGCGCGGAGCTGGTGTTCATTGGCTACAACACGCCGGTGCACAACGCGCCCGCGCCCCAGCACGACGACCTGTCGCTGTTCCACAACCAGCTTGCCGTGCAGGCTGGGGCCTACCAGAACGGCTGCTGGGTGGCGAGCGTCGCCAAGGGCGGGCTCGAGGAGGGCGTCGAGAGCATTGCCGGCAGCCTGCTGGTCGCGCCCTCGGGCGAGGTCGTGACGCGCTGCGTGACCAAGGATGACGAAGTCGTGGTCGGCCGTTGCGACCTCGATTTCTGCGCGGTCTACAAGCGCACGACCTTCAACTTCGACCTGCACCGCCACCCCGAGTGCTACGGCCTGATCACCGCGCGCAAGGGCGAGACGCTGGCCGCGGATGGCACGCGGCTGACGGGGGCCTGA
- a CDS encoding phosphoribosyltransferase, translating to MADLRGQPIAATEPRPGSAAGAWPDPGFDATSGYWQRIVTAGELAQSAAPPYQRSYPARLRDGRYLLLPLRALPGDPGRCMASLVANQAALEVVQALAQSMVEQARGFTVDAVVGLPTLGLSLAPAVARGLGHARFIPLGFSRKYWYRDELSEPVRSITSPGQDRRLYLDPHQAALLGGRRVLIVDDTVSTGSTMLSALRLLERCGAQVVAAAVAMRQGTRWRERLRQAGGRPVPVLGALDAPMLVRTPAGWMPEA from the coding sequence ATGGCGGATCTCCGTGGGCAGCCCATTGCGGCAACCGAGCCGCGGCCCGGCAGCGCGGCCGGCGCATGGCCGGATCCAGGCTTCGACGCCACCAGCGGCTACTGGCAGCGCATCGTCACGGCCGGGGAGCTGGCGCAGTCCGCGGCGCCGCCGTACCAGCGCAGCTATCCCGCGCGGCTGCGCGACGGTCGCTATCTGCTGCTGCCGCTGCGCGCGCTGCCCGGCGATCCCGGGCGCTGCATGGCATCGCTGGTGGCGAACCAGGCCGCGCTCGAGGTGGTGCAGGCGCTGGCCCAGTCCATGGTCGAGCAGGCGCGCGGCTTCACGGTCGATGCCGTGGTCGGGCTGCCGACGCTGGGCCTGTCGTTGGCGCCCGCCGTGGCGCGCGGCCTGGGCCATGCGCGCTTCATTCCCCTGGGTTTCTCGCGCAAGTACTGGTACCGCGACGAGCTGTCCGAGCCGGTGCGCTCGATCACCTCGCCGGGCCAGGACCGGCGGCTGTATCTCGATCCGCACCAGGCGGCGCTGCTCGGCGGCAGGCGCGTGCTGATCGTCGACGACACCGTGAGCACCGGCTCGACCATGCTCTCGGCCCTGCGGCTGCTCGAGCGTTGCGGTGCGCAGGTGGTGGCGGCCGCGGTGGCCATGCGCCAGGGCACGCGCTGGCGCGAGCGCCTGCGCCAGGCCGGTGGCCGGCCGGTGCCGGTGCTGGGCGCGCTGGACGCGCCCATGCTGGTGCGCACGCCGGCGGGCTGGATGCCCGAAGCTTGA